The following coding sequences are from one Aeromicrobium duanguangcaii window:
- a CDS encoding F0F1 ATP synthase subunit delta: MRGSSAKSLDATLSAVSAVPGSSAAQVGADLFGVVAALDGAIAARRLLSDPSIETEGKRSLVAGIFGGKVGADTLAVLDAAVAGRWAAGRDLTDGLEIAGVAAYTRSADAAGQGDVLENELFEAGQVIHGEAELRQVISDRSVPVEAKTTLLRDVFGGKVSSATLALLTQAAVARAGSFERVLDIFSRQVAAREDRLVAVARVAYELDDAERDRLTAALSRRYGRSIQLNTVVDPSVIGGIAVSVGDEVVDATMSTRLEAARRRIAG; this comes from the coding sequence ATGCGTGGATCGTCTGCCAAGTCGCTCGACGCGACCCTGTCCGCGGTCTCCGCGGTGCCGGGTTCGTCGGCGGCGCAGGTCGGCGCCGATCTGTTCGGCGTCGTCGCGGCCCTCGATGGTGCCATCGCGGCACGTCGCCTCCTGAGTGATCCGTCGATCGAGACCGAGGGCAAGCGTTCGCTCGTCGCCGGGATCTTCGGCGGAAAGGTCGGCGCGGACACCCTCGCGGTGCTCGATGCGGCCGTCGCCGGTCGCTGGGCAGCGGGTCGTGACCTCACCGACGGTCTGGAGATCGCCGGTGTCGCGGCGTACACGCGGTCCGCGGATGCGGCAGGTCAGGGCGACGTGCTCGAGAACGAGCTCTTCGAGGCCGGCCAGGTCATCCACGGCGAGGCCGAGCTGCGCCAGGTCATCTCGGACCGGTCCGTTCCGGTCGAGGCCAAGACCACGCTGTTGCGCGACGTCTTCGGCGGCAAGGTCTCCAGCGCTACGCTGGCCCTGCTGACGCAGGCGGCGGTGGCACGGGCCGGCTCCTTCGAGCGGGTCCTCGACATCTTCAGCCGGCAGGTCGCGGCGCGCGAGGATCGTCTCGTTGCCGTGGCGCGTGTCGCGTACGAGCTCGATGACGCCGAGCGCGACCGGCTCACCGCGGCACTGTCGCGGCGGTACGGCCGATCGATCCAACTCAACACCGTGGTTGATCCGTCCGTCATCGGCGGCATCGCCGTCTCCGTGGGCGACGAGGTCGTCGACGCCACCATGTCCACCCGCCTCGAGGCCGCCCGCCGGCGCATCGCAGGCTGA
- a CDS encoding F0F1 ATP synthase subunit B encodes MKAILLAAAAEGEEPNPLIPHLPEIIWGLIFFVALVALMTKYVVPNFEKAYAARTAEIEGGIEEAKAAQNEAQAALEKYTAQLAEARHEAAAIREEAREQGAQIVVEMREQAQAESQRILSAAQAQIAAERQQAIAQLKSEVGGMATELAARIVGETLADTDAQRRSVQRFMDELEGSAN; translated from the coding sequence ATGAAGGCCATCCTCCTGGCGGCAGCGGCGGAGGGCGAAGAGCCCAACCCGCTGATCCCGCACCTCCCCGAGATCATCTGGGGACTCATCTTCTTCGTGGCGCTCGTCGCGCTCATGACGAAGTACGTGGTGCCCAACTTCGAGAAGGCGTACGCCGCGCGTACCGCCGAGATCGAGGGCGGCATCGAGGAGGCGAAGGCGGCCCAGAACGAGGCGCAGGCAGCGCTGGAGAAGTACACGGCGCAGCTGGCCGAGGCACGGCACGAAGCCGCCGCCATCCGCGAGGAGGCGCGCGAGCAGGGTGCCCAGATCGTCGTCGAGATGCGCGAGCAGGCCCAGGCGGAGTCCCAGCGGATTCTGTCGGCTGCTCAGGCGCAGATCGCCGCCGAACGCCAGCAGGCGATCGCGCAGCTCAAGTCCGAGGTCGGCGGCATGGCCACCGAGCTCGCGGCGCGGATCGTCGGTGAGACCCTCGCCGACACCGATGCGCAGCGTCGCTCCGTTCAGCGCTTCATGGACGAGCTCGAGGGGTCGGCGAACTGA
- a CDS encoding ATP synthase subunit c family protein, which produces MKGQAVEGSLNMLGYGLATVGPGIAVGLIFAAYINGVARQPEVQGRLQTIAILGFALAEALAIIGIALAFAI; this is translated from the coding sequence ATGAAAGGACAAGCCGTGGAAGGCTCCCTCAACATGCTCGGCTACGGTCTCGCCACCGTGGGCCCCGGTATTGCCGTCGGTCTGATCTTCGCCGCGTACATCAACGGCGTCGCCCGTCAGCCCGAGGTCCAGGGTCGTCTCCAGACCATCGCCATTCTGGGCTTTGCTCTGGCTGAGGCTCTCGCGATCATCGGCATCGCGCTCGCGTTCGCCATCTGA
- the atpB gene encoding F0F1 ATP synthase subunit A → MTNTALLNAGSQFRASGDGPYIPGPSSFELPAVFEVAGLGVTKPMLLLALSVVLIAGFFAASARPAAVVPGRLQFAGEYVYGFVRGLARDNIGSDQFKPYMPILFSFFTFILANNYYGLVPVLQFPSPARIGFPVALALCAWLLYNGAGIRKHGFFGYLKLQTVPSGIKGPVLALLIPLEFVSNILVRPLTLALRLFATMFAGHLLLILFSMGSHYLIFDKGGLHILSGLGSGVMFLLISVLEVLIMFLQAYVFTLLTAIYVGGAIADEH, encoded by the coding sequence GTGACCAACACCGCGCTGCTCAACGCCGGGTCCCAGTTCCGCGCTTCGGGTGATGGCCCGTACATCCCCGGACCGTCGAGTTTCGAGCTTCCTGCCGTCTTCGAGGTCGCCGGGCTCGGTGTCACCAAGCCCATGCTGCTGCTGGCTCTGTCCGTCGTGCTGATCGCCGGCTTCTTCGCCGCCTCGGCCCGCCCCGCGGCCGTCGTCCCCGGACGCCTGCAGTTCGCCGGTGAGTACGTCTACGGCTTCGTCCGTGGCCTCGCCCGGGACAACATCGGGTCGGATCAGTTCAAGCCGTACATGCCGATCCTGTTCTCCTTCTTCACCTTCATCCTGGCGAACAACTACTACGGCTTGGTCCCGGTGCTGCAGTTCCCGTCGCCGGCGCGGATCGGCTTCCCGGTCGCGCTCGCGCTGTGCGCCTGGCTCCTCTACAACGGCGCCGGCATCCGCAAGCACGGCTTCTTCGGCTACCTCAAGCTCCAGACGGTGCCGTCGGGCATCAAGGGCCCGGTGCTCGCGCTGTTGATCCCGCTGGAGTTCGTCTCCAACATCCTGGTCCGCCCGCTCACGCTGGCGCTGCGACTCTTCGCCACGATGTTCGCCGGCCACCTGCTCCTGATCCTGTTCTCGATGGGCTCGCACTACCTGATCTTCGACAAGGGCGGTCTGCACATCCTGTCCGGCCTCGGCTCGGGCGTGATGTTCCTGCTCATCAGCGTGCTGGAAGTGTTGATCATGTTCCTGCAGGCCTACGTCTTCACCCTGTTGACCGCGATCTACGTGGGCGGGGCGATCGCGGACGAGCACTGA
- a CDS encoding MraY family glycosyltransferase gives MREYLVVFGVAIGVAYLLSSLARQSAQQFGAVAKVRDRDVHAIPTPYFGGPAMLGGLVAAYLTATNLPFLSGGDESLFADLRAVLVGGFVICLVGVIDDLFELDALSKFAGQVLAGVITVAMGLNFVYLPLPNTYLGLDQAQAMILTVFLIVATANAMNFVDGLDGLAAGMAAIGSIAFFVYAFVLAVENGETRAVAAAILTISLAGACLGILPHNFFPARMFIGDSGSMLLGFVLACSSISLTGQFPATSLSEGIGGADSSLLPAAILPLVLPFAILTVPFLDMGLAVLRRTRAGRSPFSPDKMHIHHRLLEIGHSHRRAVLLMYAAAALVAFGVVAIGLFSGWQLFVAIAVLTALVAAAIFLLPKLESRLWT, from the coding sequence GTGCGTGAGTACCTCGTCGTCTTCGGCGTCGCGATCGGCGTGGCGTACCTGCTGTCGTCGCTCGCGCGCCAGAGTGCCCAGCAGTTCGGCGCCGTCGCGAAGGTCCGCGACCGCGACGTGCACGCCATCCCGACGCCCTACTTCGGTGGACCCGCGATGCTCGGCGGCCTGGTCGCGGCCTATCTGACCGCCACCAACCTGCCGTTCCTGTCCGGCGGCGACGAGTCGCTGTTCGCCGACCTGCGTGCCGTCCTCGTGGGCGGTTTCGTGATCTGTCTGGTCGGCGTGATCGACGATCTCTTCGAACTCGATGCGCTCAGCAAGTTCGCGGGACAGGTGCTGGCCGGCGTCATCACCGTGGCGATGGGCCTGAACTTCGTCTACCTGCCGCTGCCCAACACCTACCTGGGGCTCGACCAGGCCCAGGCGATGATCCTGACCGTCTTCCTGATCGTGGCCACCGCCAACGCGATGAACTTCGTCGACGGGCTCGACGGGCTGGCCGCGGGCATGGCCGCCATCGGCTCGATCGCCTTCTTCGTCTACGCCTTCGTCCTCGCGGTCGAGAACGGCGAGACCCGTGCGGTCGCGGCGGCGATCCTGACCATCAGCCTGGCGGGCGCCTGCCTGGGGATCCTGCCGCACAACTTCTTCCCGGCCCGGATGTTCATCGGCGACTCGGGGTCGATGCTGCTGGGCTTCGTCCTGGCCTGCTCCTCGATCAGCCTCACGGGCCAGTTCCCGGCCACGAGCCTCTCGGAGGGGATCGGCGGCGCCGACTCGAGCCTGTTGCCGGCGGCGATACTGCCGCTCGTCCTGCCGTTCGCGATCCTGACGGTCCCGTTCCTGGACATGGGCCTGGCCGTCCTGCGCCGCACGCGGGCGGGCCGCTCGCCGTTCAGCCCCGACAAGATGCACATCCACCACCGCCTGCTCGAGATCGGCCACTCGCACCGTCGTGCCGTGCTGCTGATGTACGCGGCGGCGGCCCTCGTGGCCTTCGGCGTCGTGGCGATCGGCCTGTTCAGCGGCTGGCAGCTCTTCGTCGCCATCGCCGTGCTGACCGCGCTCGTCGCGGCGGCCATCTTCCTCCTCCCGAAGCTGGAGTCGCGACTGTGGACGTGA
- a CDS encoding L-threonylcarbamoyladenylate synthase — MRFDCATELDAGVTAAVAALRDGELVVLPTDTVYGIAADAFDATAVARLLRAKGRGRDMPPPVLIAEPATLDALVAERPPLWLQTMLDDLWPGPLTVVFRAQPSLTWDLGETHGTVAVRVPDDDRTRAVLRQAGPSAVSSANLSGQPAATSVDEAEAMLGESVRVYLDGGPTAGATPSTILDVTGPVPRVLRQGAVDLATLHTYNNTIEPAGGGAGA; from the coding sequence ATGAGGTTCGACTGCGCGACCGAGCTCGACGCCGGCGTCACCGCCGCCGTGGCGGCCCTGCGTGATGGTGAGCTGGTGGTCCTGCCGACGGACACCGTCTACGGGATCGCCGCCGACGCGTTCGACGCGACCGCCGTCGCCCGCCTGCTGCGTGCCAAGGGACGTGGGCGCGACATGCCGCCTCCGGTCCTGATCGCGGAGCCGGCCACCCTCGACGCGCTCGTCGCCGAGCGCCCGCCTCTCTGGCTCCAGACCATGCTGGACGACCTGTGGCCCGGTCCGCTCACCGTGGTCTTCCGCGCGCAGCCGTCGCTCACGTGGGACCTGGGGGAGACCCACGGGACCGTCGCCGTCCGCGTGCCCGACGACGACCGCACGCGTGCCGTCCTGCGCCAGGCCGGACCCAGTGCCGTCAGCAGCGCCAACCTCAGCGGACAGCCGGCGGCGACGTCGGTCGACGAGGCGGAGGCGATGCTCGGCGAGAGCGTCCGGGTCTACCTCGACGGCGGGCCCACCGCCGGCGCCACGCCCTCGACGATCCTGGACGTGACCGGACCCGTGCCGCGGGTGTTGCGTCAGGGTGCGGTCGATCTGGCCACGCTGCACACCTACAACAACACGATCGAGCCCGCCGGCGGTGGAGCCGGTGCGTGA
- a CDS encoding DMT family transporter, translated as MTPSPTLAAALALSSALGFAFSTSFQHLAAGRVHLTVTHPLMVLLQLLRSPRWLVGSTIGLVAWFLHAVALNLGTLSLVQPIILLGVVLAVVVRSSLERRLPKVNELAGVLVTVLSLIAVVSVADTSHQGSDAPTVAMLSVAGVGVVIALLVTRLANQLPRRGMAAFVLGMTAGMLFGITACLMKVVGTAVSDHGVPGFLLTWSPWVLLPCAFLAMSLNQRAYQLSRLSHSMPVLNVTSVLLSILLGALLFDESLPTTPGALLVQAIGLVGIAWGLYRIADAGSRTHVVAD; from the coding sequence ATGACCCCCTCCCCGACCCTCGCGGCCGCGCTCGCACTGAGCTCGGCGCTCGGCTTCGCCTTCTCGACGTCGTTCCAGCACCTCGCCGCCGGCCGCGTCCACCTCACGGTGACGCACCCCTTGATGGTGCTGCTGCAGCTGCTGCGCAGCCCCCGGTGGCTCGTGGGCAGCACGATCGGCCTGGTGGCCTGGTTCCTGCACGCGGTCGCCCTGAACCTCGGCACGCTGTCGCTCGTCCAGCCCATCATCCTGCTCGGGGTCGTCCTCGCGGTCGTGGTCCGGTCGTCGCTGGAGCGCCGCCTGCCGAAGGTCAACGAGCTCGCGGGCGTCCTCGTCACCGTCCTGTCGCTGATCGCGGTCGTCTCGGTCGCGGACACCAGCCATCAGGGAAGCGACGCTCCGACCGTCGCGATGCTGTCCGTCGCCGGCGTGGGCGTCGTGATCGCCCTCCTCGTCACCCGGCTGGCCAACCAGCTGCCGCGTCGCGGGATGGCTGCCTTCGTCCTGGGCATGACGGCCGGGATGCTCTTCGGCATCACCGCCTGCCTGATGAAGGTCGTCGGCACCGCGGTGAGCGACCATGGCGTCCCCGGCTTCCTCCTGACCTGGTCGCCGTGGGTCCTGCTGCCGTGCGCCTTCCTGGCGATGTCGCTGAACCAGCGCGCCTACCAGCTCTCGCGCCTCTCGCACTCGATGCCGGTCCTCAACGTGACGTCGGTGCTGCTGTCGATCCTGCTGGGCGCCCTGCTGTTCGACGAGTCGCTGCCCACGACGCCGGGCGCTCTGCTGGTCCAGGCGATCGGCCTCGTCGGCATCGCCTGGGGGCTGTACCGCATCGCGGACGCCGGCAGTCGCACCCACGTCGTCGCAGACTGA
- the prmC gene encoding peptide chain release factor N(5)-glutamine methyltransferase — protein MSTRRLLEEAAARLEEGGVGSPRHDAEVLLSHVTGVPRALLTLTARVDDVQRRTYLEMIDARARRVPLQHITGTAAFRYVDVEVGPGVFVPRPETELLAGWAIDAARAVAGEGRPPVVVELCAGSGAISLSMVHEMPQARVHAVELDEGAFAWALRNLDGTGVDLRRGDMADAFPELDGTVDVVVVNPPYIPLDAWESVAPEARDHDPQLALWSGDDGLDAMRIVEQVAWRLLRSGGVVGAEHADAQGESAPAVFTDRWAEVRDHRDLADRPRFVTARRP, from the coding sequence ATGAGCACCCGGCGGTTGCTGGAGGAGGCGGCGGCACGGCTCGAGGAGGGTGGCGTCGGATCGCCGCGCCACGATGCCGAGGTCCTGCTCAGCCACGTCACCGGCGTGCCGCGCGCGCTGCTCACCCTCACGGCCCGCGTGGACGACGTCCAGCGCCGGACCTACCTGGAGATGATCGACGCGCGCGCCCGGCGGGTCCCGCTGCAGCACATCACCGGGACGGCCGCGTTCCGCTACGTCGACGTCGAGGTCGGGCCGGGTGTGTTCGTGCCGCGGCCCGAGACCGAGCTGCTCGCCGGCTGGGCGATCGACGCGGCACGTGCCGTGGCGGGGGAGGGCCGCCCGCCGGTCGTCGTCGAGCTGTGCGCCGGGTCCGGAGCGATCTCGCTCTCGATGGTCCATGAGATGCCGCAGGCGCGCGTCCACGCCGTCGAGCTCGACGAGGGCGCGTTCGCGTGGGCCCTGCGCAACCTCGACGGAACGGGCGTCGACCTGCGTCGCGGGGACATGGCCGACGCCTTCCCCGAGCTCGACGGGACGGTCGACGTCGTCGTCGTGAACCCGCCGTACATCCCGCTGGACGCGTGGGAGTCCGTGGCCCCCGAGGCCCGCGACCACGATCCCCAGCTCGCGCTGTGGTCCGGTGACGACGGGTTGGACGCCATGCGGATCGTCGAGCAGGTCGCCTGGCGGCTGCTGCGCTCCGGCGGTGTCGTCGGGGCCGAGCACGCCGACGCCCAGGGCGAGAGCGCGCCCGCCGTCTTCACGGACCGCTGGGCCGAGGTTCGCGACCACCGCGACCTCGCCGACCGCCCCCGGTTCGTCACTGCTCGCCGTCCCTGA
- the prfA gene encoding peptide chain release factor 1: protein MFEAVESLIDEHAELEGQMADPAVHSDPRRARDLGRRYAELTAIIRAYRDWQHAREDLVAAQELHMDDEAADLERRVPELAERLERMLVPRDPADGKDVILEIKGGEGGDESALFAADLLRMYSRFAERRGWKVEVLDATETALGGYKSVTAAVKAKGTPEPGQAPYALLKFEGGVHRVQRVPVTESQGRIHTSAAGVLVLPEAEDVDVQINDNDLRIDVFRSSGPGGQSVNTTDSAVRITHLPTGIVVSCQNEKSQLQNKEQAMRILRSRMLDAAQAAADAEASDARRSQVRTVDRSERVRTYNFPENRISDHRTGFKSYNLDQVIDGALDDVIGSLVEADLAERLAALEDR, encoded by the coding sequence ATGTTCGAAGCCGTCGAGTCGCTGATCGATGAGCATGCGGAGCTGGAGGGGCAGATGGCCGATCCGGCCGTCCACTCCGATCCCCGTCGCGCCCGCGACCTGGGCCGGCGGTACGCCGAGCTGACCGCGATCATCCGCGCCTACCGCGACTGGCAGCACGCCCGCGAGGACCTCGTGGCCGCCCAGGAGCTCCACATGGACGACGAGGCGGCCGATCTCGAGCGCCGCGTGCCCGAGCTGGCCGAGCGCCTCGAGCGCATGCTGGTGCCGCGCGACCCCGCCGACGGCAAGGACGTCATCCTCGAGATCAAGGGCGGCGAGGGCGGCGACGAGTCCGCCCTGTTCGCCGCCGACCTGCTGCGCATGTACTCGCGGTTCGCCGAGCGCCGCGGCTGGAAGGTCGAGGTGCTCGACGCGACCGAGACAGCGCTGGGCGGCTACAAGTCGGTCACCGCGGCGGTCAAGGCCAAGGGCACGCCCGAGCCCGGCCAGGCGCCCTACGCCCTGCTCAAGTTCGAGGGCGGCGTCCACCGCGTCCAGCGCGTTCCCGTGACCGAGTCGCAGGGCCGGATCCACACGTCCGCCGCCGGGGTGCTGGTGCTGCCGGAGGCCGAGGACGTCGACGTCCAGATCAACGACAACGACCTGCGGATCGACGTGTTCCGGTCGTCCGGCCCCGGTGGCCAGAGCGTCAACACGACCGACTCGGCGGTGCGGATCACGCACCTGCCCACCGGGATCGTCGTCAGCTGCCAGAACGAGAAGTCGCAGCTGCAGAACAAGGAGCAGGCGATGCGCATCCTGCGGTCGCGGATGCTCGACGCGGCCCAGGCCGCGGCCGACGCCGAGGCCTCCGACGCGCGCCGCTCCCAGGTCCGCACGGTGGATCGCTCCGAGCGCGTGCGCACGTACAACTTCCCCGAGAACCGGATCTCGGACCATCGCACGGGATTCAAGTCCTACAACCTCGACCAGGTGATCGACGGAGCGCTCGACGACGTGATCGGCTCGCTCGTCGAGGCTGACCTGGCCGAGCGCCTGGCCGCGCTGGAGGACCGCTGA
- the rpmE gene encoding 50S ribosomal protein L31: protein MKKDIHPAYVETQVTCTCGNSFTTRSTATEGSLRADVCSACHPFYTGKQKILDTGGRVARFEKRYGKK, encoded by the coding sequence ATGAAGAAGGACATCCACCCCGCGTACGTCGAGACCCAGGTGACCTGCACCTGTGGCAACTCGTTCACGACCCGCAGCACGGCCACCGAGGGTTCCCTCCGCGCCGATGTCTGCTCGGCCTGCCACCCGTTCTACACGGGCAAGCAGAAGATTCTCGACACCGGTGGCCGCGTGGCCCGGTTCGAGAAGCGCTACGGCAAGAAGTAG